A window of the Synechococcus sp. M16.1 genome harbors these coding sequences:
- a CDS encoding biotin transporter BioY, with product MRALASWCGALAGLLAILIGGLVPAALFLPAPEPILLPLPVTWQVPALLLCAMVSGPRAGVMAAVGYLSLGLFSLPVFHGGGGLNYVLEPGFGYLAGFVPAAWLTGRLAQQDGMDDLHRQSLCALAGLLVLQICGVLNLALGALLGRWSLDFPELLMQFSIGPLPAQMLLCIGAGFLSIVLRRLLIIEP from the coding sequence GTGAGGGCTCTCGCCTCCTGGTGTGGTGCCCTGGCGGGTCTGCTGGCCATCCTCATCGGTGGTCTTGTTCCGGCCGCGTTGTTCCTGCCTGCTCCCGAGCCGATCCTTCTCCCCCTGCCGGTCACGTGGCAGGTGCCAGCGCTGCTTCTCTGCGCCATGGTCAGTGGCCCGCGTGCCGGCGTGATGGCCGCTGTTGGCTATCTGAGCCTGGGATTGTTCAGCCTGCCGGTGTTCCATGGCGGTGGAGGGCTGAACTACGTGCTTGAACCGGGTTTCGGCTATCTCGCGGGCTTCGTGCCCGCAGCCTGGCTCACCGGTCGACTGGCGCAGCAGGACGGCATGGATGACCTGCACAGACAGTCGCTCTGTGCCCTGGCAGGGCTGCTCGTTCTCCAGATCTGCGGGGTGCTGAATCTCGCCCTCGGGGCACTGCTGGGGCGATGGAGCCTTGATTTTCCCGAGCTGCTGATGCAGTTTTCAATCGGTCCGCTACCGGCTCAGATGCTGCTCTGCATCGGTGCAGGATTCCTTTCAATTGTGCTGCGTCGGTTGCTGATCATCGAGCCATGA
- a CDS encoding DUF3148 domain-containing protein → MSVSIGDQLRLSQQLPYLKSADPMPMLRPPDLVAAGEVGEVVALHPMDTVAVRFRRGTFLIPLDRLDPVDAAEVD, encoded by the coding sequence ATGTCGGTATCGATTGGTGATCAGCTGCGCCTGTCGCAGCAGCTTCCGTACCTCAAGTCGGCGGATCCGATGCCGATGCTGCGGCCGCCGGATCTGGTGGCCGCCGGTGAAGTAGGCGAAGTGGTTGCACTTCATCCGATGGACACGGTTGCTGTGCGTTTTCGCCGGGGCACGTTTCTGATCCCCCTCGATCGGCTGGATCCGGTGGATGCAGCTGAGGTGGACTAA
- a CDS encoding YcjF family protein has protein sequence MKRQTRLLIGLAVAFVALVLIGAAVQTIRSLLWDLSYFLPPWLLTPVLLLGFALLATLAVQVGWPMWKRLKSRPSQHPRQATPAPQNRRDAATTSLGHVDRLIERIQDDISRRSLQNERDRVAEELKRGDLVVVVFGTGSSGKTSLIRALLNEMVGDVGAPMGVTKTSRAYRLRLKGLERGLQLVDTPGILEAGDEGLSREETARRRAVRADLLIVVVDGDLRASEYAVVTSLAGLGKRLLLVLNKRDLRGVDEEKRLLQVLRSRCQGQLNAADVVACSASPQSIPQPGRRPLQPLPDVSDLLQRLAVVLHAEGEELIADNILLQCRSLDSRGRDLLNDQRSREAKRCIDRYSWMGAGIVAANPLPGVDLLSTAAVNAQMILEMAKIYGVEMSRERAKDLALSLGQTLGKLGIVKGAMSLLGTSLSLSLPTLVLGQVLQGVVTAWLTRIAGSSFMRYFEQDQDWGDGGMQTVVQQAFELNRRELSLQRFLASAMRQVVEPLQQSAAGRLPPRPGPQQEGEASAPGHPER, from the coding sequence ATGAAACGCCAAACCCGGTTGCTGATCGGTCTCGCCGTTGCCTTTGTGGCACTCGTGCTGATCGGCGCTGCCGTTCAGACCATCCGCAGCCTGCTGTGGGATCTGAGTTACTTCCTGCCTCCCTGGTTGCTCACGCCGGTGCTGCTGCTGGGGTTCGCGCTGCTGGCCACCCTGGCGGTGCAGGTGGGTTGGCCGATGTGGAAACGCCTGAAATCACGCCCAAGCCAACACCCACGCCAAGCCACCCCGGCTCCACAGAACCGGCGGGATGCCGCGACCACCAGCCTCGGCCATGTGGATCGTCTGATCGAACGCATTCAGGACGACATCAGTCGCCGCAGCCTTCAGAACGAACGCGACCGGGTCGCCGAGGAACTTAAGCGAGGCGATCTGGTGGTTGTGGTGTTCGGCACTGGATCCAGTGGCAAGACATCGCTGATCCGTGCCCTGCTCAATGAAATGGTCGGCGATGTAGGAGCGCCCATGGGCGTGACCAAAACCAGCCGCGCCTACCGGCTGCGTTTGAAAGGCCTGGAGCGTGGTCTTCAGCTCGTGGACACCCCAGGAATCCTGGAAGCCGGAGACGAAGGACTCAGCCGGGAGGAAACAGCCCGTCGTCGGGCGGTTCGTGCCGATCTGTTGATCGTGGTGGTGGACGGGGACCTCAGAGCCTCTGAATACGCCGTCGTGACCTCGCTCGCCGGGCTCGGCAAGCGGCTGCTCCTGGTGCTGAACAAGCGGGATTTACGCGGAGTTGACGAGGAGAAAAGGCTCCTGCAGGTGCTTCGCTCCCGTTGCCAGGGACAGCTCAACGCTGCTGATGTGGTGGCCTGCAGCGCCTCTCCTCAATCGATTCCCCAACCCGGCCGTCGCCCGCTGCAGCCGCTGCCTGACGTCAGCGATCTGCTGCAGCGCCTCGCCGTTGTGCTGCACGCCGAGGGGGAGGAATTGATTGCCGACAACATCCTTCTGCAGTGCCGATCCCTCGACAGTCGCGGGCGTGACCTCTTGAACGACCAGCGGTCTCGGGAAGCCAAACGCTGCATTGACCGCTACAGCTGGATGGGAGCGGGGATTGTCGCTGCCAATCCGCTGCCAGGGGTGGATCTGTTGAGCACCGCAGCGGTGAATGCCCAGATGATCCTGGAGATGGCCAAGATCTATGGGGTCGAGATGTCCCGTGAGCGCGCCAAGGATCTGGCCCTGTCCCTTGGACAGACCCTGGGCAAGTTGGGCATCGTCAAGGGGGCCATGAGCTTGCTGGGCACCAGCCTGAGCCTGAGCTTGCCCACTCTGGTGCTGGGGCAGGTGCTCCAGGGGGTGGTGACCGCATGGCTCACCCGAATCGCCGGAAGCAGTTTCATGCGCTACTTCGAACAGGACCAGGACTGGGGTGACGGTGGCATGCAGACCGTGGTTCAACAGGCCTTTGAGCTCAACCGACGGGAACTCTCACTGCAACGCTTTCTGGCCAGTGCCATGCGGCAAGTGGTTGAACCCCTTCAGCAGTCGGCGGCGGGACGTCTTCCCCCCCGGCCAGGGCCTCAGCAGGAGGGGGAAGCATCGGCCCCCGGGCATCCAGAACGGTGA
- the lspA gene encoding signal peptidase II, translated as MTRPLPRRSTLLIALVIVVVDQLSKAAASSALREGQSLPLLPDLLSLQLVHNTGAAFSALQGSTALLGLLSLGVGIGLILWIWRERVLPFWQALAAAALLGGTVGNGIDRWRLGHVVDFLALEPIDFPIFNGADVAINLALLCFAIDLWTRRGDSSLRDNSLRDNSRG; from the coding sequence ATGACGAGACCACTTCCACGTCGCTCAACCCTGCTGATTGCCCTGGTGATCGTGGTGGTGGATCAGCTGAGCAAGGCGGCGGCCTCGAGCGCTTTGCGAGAGGGTCAATCCCTACCCCTGCTGCCAGATCTGCTCTCGCTGCAATTGGTGCACAACACCGGCGCGGCCTTCAGTGCTCTGCAGGGCTCCACTGCCCTGCTTGGGCTGCTCAGCTTGGGGGTGGGCATCGGGCTGATCCTCTGGATCTGGCGTGAACGGGTGCTGCCGTTCTGGCAGGCCCTCGCCGCAGCAGCGCTTCTAGGCGGAACCGTGGGCAATGGGATTGACCGTTGGCGTCTCGGCCACGTGGTGGATTTTCTGGCCCTCGAACCGATCGATTTCCCGATCTTCAACGGGGCGGATGTCGCCATCAATCTCGCCTTGCTCTGCTTTGCCATCGACCTCTGGACCCGCCGGGGGGACAGCAGCCTGCGTGACAACAGCCTCCGTGACAACAGCCGTGGCTGA
- a CDS encoding aminotransferase class V-fold PLP-dependent enzyme translates to MQACSESQHPPDRLAPFAIPSAEDPVLRNFLHRSSDLLCRWIGSADRSSPVPVMRPLPDVAPGLDGASVESLLSDLQQVMDGAYQPSHPGALAHLDPPPLTASIAAELVCAGLNNNLLAEELSPGLTGLEHDLCRWFCHRIGLPAGSGGVLASGGTLSNLMALVAARAALKASHRDPVLLCSQDAHVSINKAAKVMGLADDALQTLPVAADGGLCLEAFAKRLRALQAAGRPCLAVVATAGTTVRGAIDPLSDLATLCRDAGVWLHVDAAIGGVFALTARHASLMDGMESADSITLNPQKLLGITKASSLLLLRDRTHLRQAFSTGLPYMEAPRGMDHGGEIGLQGTRPAEILKLWLGLRQLGEAGIEATLSGALQRRTAFAAQLDPEKFTLLAGDLHLLAFHPKHGDAAAAGRWSEDTRQMLLSHGYMLSRPFYGDRFCLKAVFGNPHTTAQHLSDLSGRLNKSLAPA, encoded by the coding sequence TTGCAAGCCTGTTCCGAGTCTCAGCACCCACCGGATCGGCTTGCTCCGTTCGCCATCCCCTCGGCCGAAGACCCGGTGCTGAGGAACTTCCTGCATCGCAGTTCGGATCTGCTCTGCCGTTGGATCGGCTCCGCTGATCGATCAAGCCCGGTCCCCGTCATGCGGCCCTTGCCTGACGTGGCACCAGGGCTTGATGGGGCCAGCGTTGAATCGCTGCTCAGTGATCTTCAGCAGGTGATGGATGGGGCGTATCAGCCGTCCCATCCCGGTGCTCTCGCCCATCTCGATCCGCCACCGCTTACTGCGTCGATTGCGGCGGAATTGGTCTGTGCAGGTCTCAACAACAACCTCCTGGCCGAGGAGCTTTCGCCTGGTCTGACCGGCCTGGAACATGACCTCTGCCGCTGGTTCTGCCACAGGATTGGCCTGCCCGCCGGTTCCGGAGGGGTACTGGCCAGCGGCGGGACCCTGAGCAATCTCATGGCCCTGGTGGCCGCACGGGCGGCGTTGAAGGCCAGCCATCGGGATCCTGTGCTGCTATGCAGCCAAGACGCTCACGTCTCGATCAACAAGGCGGCAAAGGTGATGGGGCTGGCGGATGATGCCCTTCAGACGCTTCCCGTCGCCGCGGATGGTGGCCTTTGTCTCGAGGCTTTTGCCAAGCGTTTGAGAGCTCTGCAAGCGGCGGGTCGGCCTTGTCTGGCGGTGGTGGCCACGGCCGGCACCACGGTGCGTGGAGCAATTGATCCTCTCTCGGATCTGGCAACCCTCTGCCGTGATGCTGGGGTCTGGTTGCACGTTGATGCGGCCATCGGCGGTGTGTTCGCCCTCACGGCCCGCCATGCCTCTCTGATGGATGGCATGGAATCTGCCGATTCGATCACGCTGAATCCCCAGAAATTGCTGGGCATCACCAAGGCGTCATCCCTGCTGTTGCTTCGGGATCGAACCCATCTGCGTCAGGCCTTTTCAACAGGATTGCCCTACATGGAGGCGCCCAGGGGGATGGATCACGGAGGTGAGATCGGCTTGCAGGGCACCCGACCTGCAGAGATCCTCAAGCTTTGGCTGGGCCTGCGCCAGTTGGGCGAGGCGGGCATCGAAGCAACGCTCAGCGGAGCTTTGCAACGGCGAACCGCCTTCGCAGCCCAATTGGACCCGGAGAAGTTCACGTTGCTGGCGGGTGACCTGCATCTGCTGGCCTTTCATCCCAAACATGGAGACGCTGCTGCAGCAGGCCGTTGGAGTGAAGACACCCGGCAAATGCTGCTGTCTCACGGCTACATGCTGTCGCGACCGTTCTACGGCGACCGTTTCTGCCTTAAGGCGGTTTTTGGAAACCCCCACACCACGGCTCAGCACCTCAGCGACCTGTCGGGACGACTGAATAAATCGCTGGCTCCAGCCTGA